In Fundulus heteroclitus isolate FHET01 chromosome 16, MU-UCD_Fhet_4.1, whole genome shotgun sequence, a single genomic region encodes these proteins:
- the LOC105937613 gene encoding apoptosis regulator BAX, with product MAEGGGGDQGNTPPDPIVEVGAVLLKDFIYERIQRHVDGDAVVTREQLGAKELCDPNHKKLAQCLQQIGDELDGNLELQRMINDSALIPTKDVFFKVACQIFSDGRFNWGRVVALFYFACRLVIKALITEIPEIIRTIINWTIDYLRNNLINWIREQGGWEGIRSYFGSSTLQTLGVFLAGVLTTVIVIRKM from the exons ATGGCAGAAGGAGGTGGAGGTGACCAAG gAAATACACCGCCGGATCCCATTGTGGAAGTAGGAGCCGTGCTGTTAAAGGA TTTCATCTACGAGCGGATTCAACGGCATGTAGATGGCGACGCTGTCGTGACCAGGGAACAGCTGGGCGCAAAGGAGCTGTGTGACCCAAACCATAAGAAGCTCGCTCAGTGTCTTCAGCAGATCGGAGACGAACTGGATGGAAACCTTGAGCTACAAAG GATGATCAATGACTCTGCCCTCATCCCAACAAAAGACGTGTTCTTTAAAGTCGCCTGTCAGATCTTTTCTGACGGTAGATTCAACTGGGGTCGAGTGGTTGCTCTATTTTACTTTGCCTGTCGTCTTGTCATAAAA GCTCTTATAACTGAAATCCCTGAAATCATCAGAACAATTATCAACTGGACTATAGACTACCTCCGGAATAATTTGATCAACTGGATAAGGGAGCAAGGCGGCTGG gagGGTATTCGTTCCTACTTCGGGTCGTCCACATTGCAGACCTTAGGGGTTTTCCTGGCTGGTGTTCTTACCACCGTTATAGTCATACGCAAGATGTGA
- the LOC105937621 gene encoding apoptosis regulator BAX translates to MATGGEQGDRGRGSFVDVLVQELVVLLKDFIWRRLERHGIRDALRIREEVGPVELRSPRQEEVSETLQLIGDQVDGDAQLQRILNDPLFVPSKEAFMKVVLAIFSDGKINWGRVVMVFCFACFLVMRAHEKKICDMIRDIIKWTIDYFREKVINWIREQGGWEGILSQVSTPTWQTVMVFLAGVLTALFVMKMK, encoded by the exons atggcAACGGGAGGAGAGCAAGGAGATCGGGgcagag gatCTTTCGTGGATGTACTTGTGCAGGAGCTAGTTGTGTTGTTAAAGGA TTTCATCTGGAGGAGGCTGGAACGGCATGGAATCCGTGATGCTCTCAGGATCCGGGAGGAGGTGGGTCCAGTGGAACTCCGCAGCCCGCGTCAGGAAGAAGTCTCTGAGACTCTCCAGCTGATTGGAGATCAAGTGGATGGAGATGCACAGCTACAAAG GATATTGAACGACCCATTATTCGTTCCTTCGAAAGAGGCGTTCATGAAAGTCGTCCTCGCAATCTTTTCGGACGGTAAAATCAACTGGGGCAGGGTGGTTATGGTGTTCTGCTTTGCCTGCTTCCTTGTTATGAGA gcacatgaaaaaaaaatttgtgacATGATCAGAGACATAATAAAATGGACCATTGATTATTTCCGGGAAAAGGTGATCAACTGGATAAGGGAGCAAGGTGGCTGG GAGGGAATTCTTTCCCAAGTCAGCACTCCAACGTGGCAAACGGTGATGGTTTTCCTGGCTGGCGTCCTCACCGCCctttttgtcatgaaaatgAAGTGA